In Luteitalea sp. TBR-22, one genomic interval encodes:
- a CDS encoding catalase, whose amino-acid sequence MPKTPRPAPEHGRPVDSNSRATVSGPADTPSFAHSSDDLTAKLAATNELAAMMPANANKPAEYDPATALDPPAGRAFVPDDPIVGSSTVQESQGSDKVGSGSPVVGVNKTNAPLDRVRADSTGRMLTTNQGVPVADNQNSLKAGLRGPTLLEDFILREKITHFDHERIPERIVHARGSAAHGVFECYAPLTEFTRAHLFSEAGLQTPVFVRFSTVLGERGSTDTARDVRGFAVKFYTQQGNWDLVGNNMPVFFIQDAMKFPDLVHAAKPEPHFAMPQAASAHDTFWDFASLMPEITHMLMWAMSDRAIPRSYRTMQGFGVHTFRLVNAAGVSHFVKFHWTPTAGTHSLVWDEAVKISGADPDFHRRDLWEAIEAGAFPEWELGLQIFTEEQAEAFTFDVLDATKIVPEELVPIRPVGRMVLNRNPDNFFAETEQVAFCTAHVVPGIDFSNDPLLAGRIHSYVDTQISRLGGPNFHEIPINAPVAQVHNNQRDGLHRQTINRGRVSYEPNSLAGGCPFQAGASAGFVSFPEPMAQDAHKVRGKPEKFADHYTQARLFFHSQSPVEQQHIVNAFRFELSRVQVPAIRERMVAGLRHVDNALALAVAAGLGMKALPAPLPKVLEKDPTPEVTQSKALSLLARPGDGSVRARRVALLVADGADGASLMAVARELLAQGAVPRWVGSRLGTVETTTGTLEVDVTMEAMPSVLFDAVVVPDGEAAVAALAEDGRALEFVKDQYRHCKPLLVFGAGSNLLTKAGIPTTLSDGAADTGLLMAGAGEADAASTAFLAALAAHRHFARETDPPRV is encoded by the coding sequence ATGCCCAAGACACCTCGTCCTGCCCCCGAACACGGCCGTCCCGTCGACTCCAACAGCCGCGCTACCGTCTCGGGCCCGGCCGACACGCCGTCGTTCGCGCACTCCAGCGACGATCTCACCGCGAAGCTCGCCGCCACCAACGAGCTGGCGGCGATGATGCCGGCCAATGCCAACAAGCCGGCCGAGTACGATCCCGCCACCGCGCTCGACCCGCCGGCGGGTCGGGCGTTCGTGCCCGACGACCCCATCGTCGGCTCCAGCACGGTGCAGGAGTCGCAGGGCAGCGACAAGGTCGGCAGCGGCTCGCCGGTGGTCGGCGTCAACAAGACGAATGCCCCGCTGGACCGCGTCCGCGCCGACTCGACCGGGCGCATGCTGACGACCAACCAGGGTGTCCCGGTCGCCGACAACCAGAACTCCCTGAAAGCCGGCCTGCGCGGGCCGACGCTGCTCGAGGACTTCATCCTCCGCGAGAAGATCACCCACTTCGATCACGAGCGCATCCCCGAGCGGATCGTGCACGCGCGCGGCTCGGCCGCGCACGGCGTCTTCGAGTGCTACGCGCCGCTCACCGAGTTCACGCGCGCCCACCTCTTCTCCGAAGCGGGACTGCAGACACCGGTGTTCGTCCGCTTCTCGACCGTGCTCGGCGAGCGCGGCTCCACCGACACGGCGCGCGACGTGCGCGGCTTCGCGGTGAAGTTCTACACGCAGCAGGGCAACTGGGATCTCGTCGGCAACAACATGCCGGTGTTCTTCATCCAGGACGCGATGAAGTTCCCCGATCTGGTGCACGCCGCCAAGCCAGAACCGCACTTCGCGATGCCGCAAGCGGCGAGTGCCCACGACACGTTCTGGGACTTCGCGTCGCTGATGCCCGAGATCACCCACATGCTCATGTGGGCGATGTCCGACCGGGCGATCCCGCGCAGCTACCGCACGATGCAGGGCTTCGGCGTGCACACGTTCCGCCTGGTGAACGCGGCCGGCGTGTCGCACTTCGTGAAGTTCCACTGGACGCCGACCGCCGGTACGCACTCACTGGTGTGGGACGAAGCGGTGAAGATCTCGGGCGCCGATCCCGACTTCCATCGCCGCGACCTCTGGGAGGCCATCGAGGCTGGCGCGTTCCCCGAGTGGGAGCTCGGCCTGCAGATCTTCACCGAGGAACAGGCCGAGGCGTTCACGTTCGACGTGCTCGACGCGACCAAGATCGTCCCCGAAGAACTGGTGCCAATCCGTCCCGTCGGTCGGATGGTGCTGAACCGCAATCCCGACAACTTCTTCGCCGAGACCGAGCAGGTAGCCTTCTGCACGGCGCACGTCGTGCCGGGCATCGACTTCAGCAACGACCCGCTGCTGGCCGGCCGCATCCACTCGTACGTGGACACGCAGATCTCGCGGCTCGGCGGGCCCAACTTCCACGAGATCCCGATCAACGCGCCGGTCGCACAGGTGCACAACAACCAGCGCGACGGCCTGCACCGCCAGACGATCAACCGCGGGCGGGTGTCGTACGAGCCGAACTCGCTGGCCGGAGGATGTCCCTTCCAGGCGGGCGCCTCGGCCGGCTTCGTGTCGTTCCCCGAGCCCATGGCGCAGGACGCGCACAAGGTGCGGGGCAAGCCGGAGAAGTTCGCCGACCACTACACGCAGGCGCGGCTGTTCTTCCACAGCCAGTCCCCGGTCGAGCAGCAGCACATCGTCAACGCGTTCCGCTTCGAGCTGTCGCGCGTGCAGGTACCGGCGATCCGCGAGCGCATGGTGGCCGGGCTCAGGCACGTCGACAACGCGCTGGCGCTCGCCGTCGCAGCGGGGCTGGGCATGAAGGCACTGCCGGCGCCGCTGCCGAAGGTGCTCGAGAAGGACCCGACGCCGGAGGTGACGCAGTCGAAGGCGCTGTCGCTGCTCGCGCGTCCCGGTGACGGCAGCGTGCGCGCTCGCCGTGTGGCGCTGCTGGTGGCCGACGGCGCCGACGGCGCGTCGCTCATGGCGGTGGCGCGCGAGCTGCTGGCGCAGGGCGCGGTGCCGCGCTGGGTCGGCTCGCGCCTCGGCACCGTGGAGACGACGACGGGAACGCTCGAGGTCGACGTGACAATGGAGGCGATGCCCTCGGTGCTGTTCGACGCGGTCGTCGTGCCGGACGGCGAGGCGGCCGTCGCCGCGCTGGCCGAGGACGGACGGGCGCTGGAGTTCGTGAAGGACCAGTATCGGCACTGCAAGCCACTGCTGGTGTTCGGCGCGGGCAGCAACCTGCTCACGAAGGCCGGCATTCCCACCACCCTTTCCGACGGCGCAGCCGATACGGGCCTGCTGATGGCCGGGGCCGGCGAGGCCGACGCCGCGAGCACCGCCTTCCTCGCGGCGCTGGCGGCGCACCGGCACTTCGCACGCGAGACCGATCCGCCACGCGTGTAG
- a CDS encoding ATP-binding protein, producing the protein MNPRLTGTTVGLALGITIAASLASATGAYLYSLRHSDTLIDTARRDALAQSELIRSALEHAMLEDDHALIAGMLTTFGHEPSVLNVVLLDRAGKVQATARPLAADDSLRPGSPTCQACHQYPAAQRTTSRVIDVAGTRILRTVLPIRNRAECRECHDPRHAINGVLISDIDTSPIHAAAARDLQWMVAVTALITLLLVAAIGLLVRLIVLRRLQRFETAARQIAQGDLTRRVSESGSDTIAWLAREFNVMADSVSSLVGQVQNERERLEVIINSIEDGIVVLDRQRRVVAANNAFLARTGASRNELLGCSCHRDGSAPCSVSDCPAVACLDASSTQTRICERKRADGTVAWEEVQASPVSRLPDGNVHVVEVWRDISERRAAEARMAESHKLASLGLLASGFSHELNTPLGTVLACVEGIGRETADDTATPDWAYVRETALTAREQVLRCRGITQQFLRMSRGAPSTPQLVDVQDAVATAMRLVAPTARERGVRLAQRGTTTLRLRVKADESELQHALINLMLNAVQASPPDGVVDVEIQSGPAVRVAITDAGGGIAQEHLAHIFEPFFSMRPGGTGLGLFMSINAVRRWGGDITVRSGLGAGSTFSITLPVVDDTAAAIPA; encoded by the coding sequence ATGAATCCGCGGTTGACCGGCACGACGGTTGGTCTGGCCCTGGGCATCACGATCGCGGCGAGCCTCGCGTCCGCCACCGGTGCGTACCTGTATTCCCTGCGGCATTCCGACACCCTGATCGACACCGCCCGCCGCGACGCGCTGGCCCAGTCCGAGTTGATCCGCAGCGCCCTCGAGCACGCGATGCTCGAGGACGATCACGCCCTGATTGCCGGCATGCTGACCACGTTCGGCCATGAGCCGAGCGTGCTGAACGTCGTCCTGCTCGATCGCGCCGGCAAGGTGCAGGCGACGGCGCGCCCGCTGGCTGCCGACGACAGCCTGCGCCCCGGCTCGCCGACCTGCCAGGCCTGTCACCAGTACCCGGCGGCGCAGCGCACCACCAGCCGGGTGATCGACGTCGCCGGCACGCGCATCCTGCGCACGGTGCTCCCGATCCGCAACCGGGCCGAGTGTCGCGAGTGCCACGACCCGCGGCACGCCATCAACGGCGTGCTGATCTCGGACATCGACACGAGTCCGATCCACGCCGCGGCCGCCCGCGACCTGCAGTGGATGGTCGCGGTCACCGCGCTGATCACGCTGCTGCTCGTCGCGGCGATCGGCCTGCTGGTGCGACTGATCGTCCTGCGCCGCCTCCAGCGCTTCGAGACGGCCGCGCGCCAGATCGCACAGGGCGACCTGACCCGCCGGGTGTCCGAGTCGGGCAGCGACACCATCGCGTGGCTGGCGCGCGAGTTCAACGTGATGGCCGACTCGGTGAGCTCGCTCGTCGGCCAGGTGCAGAACGAGCGCGAGCGGCTCGAGGTGATCATCAACAGCATCGAGGACGGCATCGTCGTGCTCGACCGGCAGCGGCGCGTCGTGGCGGCCAACAACGCGTTCCTGGCGCGGACCGGCGCCTCGCGCAACGAGCTGCTCGGGTGCTCGTGCCATCGTGACGGATCGGCGCCCTGCAGCGTGTCGGACTGCCCTGCCGTCGCGTGCCTGGACGCCTCGTCCACGCAGACGCGGATCTGCGAGCGGAAGCGGGCGGACGGGACGGTGGCGTGGGAGGAGGTGCAGGCCTCGCCCGTCTCGCGCCTGCCCGACGGCAACGTGCACGTGGTGGAGGTCTGGCGCGACATCTCCGAACGCCGCGCCGCCGAGGCACGCATGGCCGAGTCGCACAAGCTGGCGTCGCTCGGCCTGCTGGCGTCAGGGTTCTCGCACGAGCTGAACACCCCCCTGGGCACCGTGCTCGCCTGCGTCGAGGGCATCGGCCGCGAAACGGCCGACGACACCGCGACGCCCGACTGGGCCTACGTGCGGGAGACGGCGCTGACCGCCCGGGAGCAGGTGCTGCGATGCCGCGGCATCACGCAGCAGTTCCTCCGCATGTCGCGTGGCGCGCCGTCCACGCCGCAGTTGGTGGACGTGCAGGACGCCGTGGCCACGGCCATGCGGCTCGTGGCGCCGACGGCGCGCGAGCGCGGCGTACGCCTCGCCCAGCGCGGCACGACGACGCTCCGCCTGCGCGTGAAGGCCGACGAGTCCGAGCTGCAGCACGCCTTGATCAACCTCATGCTCAACGCCGTGCAGGCCTCGCCTCCCGACGGGGTGGTCGACGTGGAGATCCAGTCGGGACCCGCCGTGCGCGTGGCGATCACGGACGCCGGCGGCGGCATCGCCCAGGAGCACCTGGCGCACATCTTCGAGCCGTTCTTCAGCATGCGGCCCGGCGGGACCGGGCTCGGGCTCTTCATGTCGATCAACGCGGTGCGCCGGTGGGGCGGCGACATCACGGTCCGCAGCGGGCTCGGCGCCGGGTCCACGTTCTCCATCACCTTGCCCGTCGTCGATGACACCGCCGCCGCCATCCCAGCCTAG
- a CDS encoding helix-turn-helix transcriptional regulator yields the protein MGRERAAQAVEAAVRQAATFVEANAEQPMSVDDIASACGLHVRTLYRNFNSEFRLSPKRYLRRCRLDRIRADLLVARPGLTVTTVAIRHGVTHLGRFAREYAAAFGEPPSATLRRAREAIGAPGAALAPTLPSGQ from the coding sequence ATGGGACGAGAACGAGCGGCGCAGGCGGTGGAGGCAGCGGTCCGGCAGGCCGCGACGTTCGTCGAGGCCAATGCCGAGCAGCCGATGTCGGTGGACGACATCGCGTCGGCCTGCGGACTGCACGTGAGGACGCTGTACCGGAACTTCAACAGCGAGTTCCGGCTGTCGCCGAAGCGATACCTGCGGCGCTGTCGCCTCGACCGCATCCGCGCCGACCTGCTCGTCGCGCGGCCCGGCCTGACGGTCACCACCGTGGCGATTCGCCACGGGGTGACACACCTGGGCCGATTCGCCAGGGAGTACGCCGCCGCGTTCGGCGAGCCGCCGTCGGCGACCCTCCGACGAGCGCGCGAGGCGATTGGCGCGCCGGGGGCCGCGCTGGCGCCGACCCTACCTTCTGGCCAGTAG
- a CDS encoding RNA polymerase sigma factor, translated as MHAGQSPPHRDAADEAKRTLFDRLYQEHGPSLFRYLRRLAGADDDPADLLHETFLRLWTQPAPEAIANLRAWLFRVATNVAHNRRRDMQRSRHREQAVVAPDAALEDPVARLDAQAQVQRALASIDDVRARRALLLFAEGFTYREIAGILDLAPGHVGVLIQRGRDQFRPRGESTP; from the coding sequence TTGCACGCAGGCCAGTCGCCGCCACACCGGGACGCCGCGGACGAGGCGAAGCGGACCCTCTTCGACCGCCTCTACCAGGAACACGGGCCATCGTTGTTCCGGTACCTCCGGCGCCTGGCCGGGGCCGACGACGATCCCGCGGACCTGCTGCACGAGACGTTCCTGCGGCTGTGGACACAGCCAGCACCCGAAGCCATCGCCAACCTCCGTGCCTGGCTGTTCCGCGTGGCCACCAACGTGGCGCACAACCGGCGGCGTGACATGCAGCGCTCCAGGCATCGTGAACAGGCGGTCGTCGCCCCCGATGCGGCGCTCGAGGACCCGGTCGCGCGCCTCGACGCGCAGGCGCAGGTGCAGCGTGCGCTGGCCAGCATCGACGACGTCCGGGCGCGTCGGGCGCTGCTGCTGTTTGCGGAAGGCTTCACGTACCGCGAGATCGCCGGCATCCTCGACCTCGCGCCGGGCCATGTGGGCGTGCTGATCCAGCGCGGCAGGGACCAGTTCCGTCCTCGCGGCGAGTCGACGCCATGA
- a CDS encoding DUF1553 domain-containing protein, translated as MPIPTGFAWRALLGALLLGVAAGCSVPGPSVPDLPERVDFALHVRPILSDRCFKCHGPDGAARKSDLRLDQKEVVFSRLTSGATAVVPGRPRKSELVRRILSDDPGVVMPTPDSHLELSDYEKAILIRWIDQGAEWKPHWAFSAPTRPEIPAPVSPAWTARNPIDRFVHAELKARGLAPQPEAPKETLIRRVTFTLTGLPPTPEEVAAFVRDTRPDAYERLVDRLLASPAYGERMAAEWLDIARFADTHGYQDDVPRDMSPWRDWVIGAFNRNMPVDQFVTWQLAGDLLPGATREQRLATAFNRHHMQSQEGGIVPEEYRVEYVADRVQTLGRAFLGVTLECARCHDHKYDPVQQKEYFQLFAFFNSINEAGQAPYSGMASPTVILPSAEAEATLAALRAEREPLERALAPDSPTWDAGFEAWLKAPRRTGTFPSTEALEVHLPLEDMREGEVRMVDKKTGPKMVPARIFANVGRVRGPAYLGGDEDRAPVTVDGRIGKAQRLRGDSEIKAPDEAAFFDRHQPFSLATWMRIDVKGTSGPFIARSGSFANGYRGYLIRLEADGTVTAALHHVAPDDSIEVRSTTAVAPSAWHHLALTYDGSSRAAGLRLFLDGAPLPTRTIVDNLHRSLINSGIEGRQMSGAPLGLRIGSVGELAKESIRDVSVDDFRAYGRQLSALEIGALATGVDTRAAALAQRTPASLAALREHYLLDVDADYRATLARVTAIRGRENEILTAQPSVMAMRELPTPRPTFILARGAYDAPTTRVQPGTPAALLPFPKDLPPNRLGLAKWLLSPSHPLTARVFVNRYWAMAFGRGLVATAEDFGSQGRMPTHPALLDWLATTFVRDGWNAKAMQRLIVTSATYRQASVVDAAARAADPDNTWLARGPAYRMSVEQVRDAALAVSGLLVRRIGGPSVYPYQPAGLWESLAAGARYPQSTGEGLYRRSLYTAWKRAAPPPSAIGFDASERLTCIVTRQRTNTPQQALILLNDPQFVEGARVLAEQVVRGASSPADRIAQAYRQVLTRSPSSNEVATLTRLLEREQARYASSKEAAVALLATGEHPRDPSLDPVELAAWTIVTSTIMNLDDAVFLR; from the coding sequence ATGCCCATCCCCACAGGATTCGCATGGCGGGCGTTGCTCGGCGCCCTCCTGCTCGGCGTCGCCGCCGGGTGCAGCGTGCCCGGCCCATCCGTCCCCGACCTGCCGGAGCGGGTCGACTTCGCGCTCCACGTCAGGCCGATCCTGTCGGACCGCTGCTTCAAGTGCCACGGACCCGACGGCGCGGCGCGCAAGAGCGACCTGCGACTCGACCAGAAGGAGGTCGTCTTCTCGCGCCTGACCTCCGGAGCGACGGCCGTGGTGCCGGGCCGACCGCGCAAGAGCGAACTCGTCCGCCGGATCCTCAGCGACGACCCTGGCGTCGTCATGCCCACGCCCGACTCGCACCTCGAGCTCAGCGACTACGAGAAGGCGATCCTCATTCGCTGGATCGACCAGGGTGCCGAGTGGAAGCCGCACTGGGCCTTCAGCGCGCCCACCCGCCCCGAGATCCCGGCCCCGGTCTCGCCCGCCTGGACGGCCCGCAATCCCATCGACCGGTTCGTGCACGCCGAACTGAAGGCGCGTGGCCTGGCGCCGCAGCCCGAAGCGCCGAAGGAGACGTTGATCCGCCGGGTCACCTTCACGCTGACCGGCCTTCCGCCCACCCCGGAGGAGGTGGCCGCGTTCGTCCGCGACACGCGACCCGACGCCTACGAGCGCCTCGTCGACCGCCTGCTGGCCTCGCCCGCCTACGGCGAGCGCATGGCCGCCGAGTGGCTCGACATCGCCCGCTTCGCCGACACGCACGGCTACCAGGACGACGTGCCGCGCGACATGTCGCCGTGGCGCGACTGGGTGATCGGCGCGTTCAACCGCAACATGCCCGTCGACCAGTTCGTCACGTGGCAGCTCGCCGGCGACCTGCTGCCAGGCGCGACGCGCGAGCAGCGCCTCGCCACGGCCTTCAACCGTCACCACATGCAGTCGCAGGAGGGCGGCATCGTCCCCGAGGAGTACCGCGTCGAGTACGTCGCCGATCGCGTGCAGACCCTCGGCCGCGCCTTCCTCGGCGTGACGCTGGAGTGCGCGCGCTGCCACGACCACAAGTACGACCCGGTGCAGCAGAAGGAGTACTTCCAGCTGTTCGCCTTCTTCAACAGCATCAACGAAGCCGGACAGGCGCCGTACTCGGGGATGGCGAGTCCCACCGTGATCCTGCCGTCGGCCGAGGCCGAGGCCACGCTCGCGGCGCTGCGCGCCGAACGCGAGCCGCTCGAGCGGGCGCTCGCCCCGGACTCGCCGACCTGGGACGCCGGCTTCGAGGCCTGGTTGAAGGCGCCACGTCGCACCGGGACGTTTCCCTCGACCGAGGCCCTCGAGGTCCACCTGCCGCTCGAGGACATGCGCGAGGGCGAGGTCCGCATGGTCGACAAGAAGACCGGGCCGAAGATGGTGCCCGCCCGGATCTTCGCCAACGTCGGAAGGGTGCGAGGCCCGGCCTACCTCGGGGGCGACGAGGACCGCGCGCCCGTCACGGTCGACGGCCGCATCGGCAAGGCGCAGCGACTGCGGGGCGACAGCGAGATCAAGGCGCCCGACGAGGCGGCATTCTTCGACCGTCACCAGCCGTTCTCGCTGGCCACGTGGATGCGCATCGACGTGAAGGGAACGTCCGGGCCCTTCATCGCGCGGTCGGGCAGCTTCGCCAACGGCTACCGCGGGTACCTGATCCGCCTCGAGGCCGACGGCACCGTCACCGCCGCCCTGCACCACGTCGCCCCGGACGACTCGATCGAGGTGCGCTCCACGACCGCCGTGGCGCCGTCGGCCTGGCACCACCTGGCGCTGACCTACGACGGGTCGAGCCGCGCCGCCGGCCTGCGCCTCTTCCTCGACGGCGCGCCGCTGCCGACCCGCACCATCGTCGACAACCTGCACCGCAGCCTGATCAACAGCGGCATCGAGGGGCGCCAGATGTCGGGAGCGCCGCTCGGCCTGCGCATCGGCAGCGTCGGCGAGCTGGCCAAGGAGTCGATCCGCGACGTGTCGGTCGACGACTTCCGCGCCTACGGCCGGCAGTTGAGCGCCCTCGAGATCGGCGCGCTCGCCACCGGGGTCGACACGCGTGCCGCCGCGCTCGCGCAGCGGACGCCGGCATCCCTCGCCGCGCTGCGCGAGCATTACCTGCTCGACGTCGACGCGGACTATCGCGCGACGCTGGCCAGGGTCACCGCCATCCGCGGCCGCGAGAACGAGATCCTCACGGCCCAGCCGAGCGTGATGGCGATGCGCGAGCTGCCGACACCGCGTCCCACGTTCATCCTCGCGCGGGGCGCCTACGACGCGCCGACGACCCGCGTGCAGCCCGGCACGCCTGCCGCGCTCCTGCCGTTCCCGAAGGACCTCCCCCCGAACCGCCTCGGACTCGCGAAGTGGCTGCTGTCGCCGTCGCATCCGCTCACGGCGCGCGTGTTCGTGAACCGGTACTGGGCCATGGCGTTCGGGCGGGGCCTGGTGGCCACGGCCGAGGACTTCGGCAGCCAGGGGCGCATGCCGACGCACCCGGCGCTGCTCGACTGGCTCGCCACCACCTTCGTGCGCGACGGATGGAACGCCAAGGCGATGCAGCGACTGATCGTCACCTCGGCGACCTATCGGCAGGCGTCGGTCGTCGACGCCGCGGCGCGCGCCGCCGACCCCGACAACACCTGGCTGGCCCGCGGTCCCGCCTACCGCATGTCGGTCGAGCAGGTGCGCGATGCCGCGCTCGCCGTGAGCGGGCTGCTCGTGCGGCGCATCGGCGGGCCGAGCGTCTATCCGTACCAGCCCGCCGGCCTGTGGGAATCACTGGCGGCCGGCGCCAGGTACCCGCAGTCGACCGGTGAGGGCCTCTACCGACGCAGCCTGTACACCGCATGGAAGCGCGCCGCGCCGCCACCCTCGGCGATCGGGTTCGACGCCTCCGAGCGCCTCACCTGCATCGTCACGCGGCAGCGCACCAACACGCCGCAGCAGGCACTGATCCTGCTGAACGATCCGCAGTTCGTGGAGGGCGCGCGGGTCCTGGCCGAGCAGGTCGTGCGCGGCGCCTCGAGCCCCGCCGACCGCATCGCGCAGGCCTACCGGCAGGTACTGACGCGGAGTCCCTCGTCGAACGAGGTCGCGACGTTGACGCGCCTGCTCGAGCGCGAGCAGGCGCGTTATGCCTCGTCGAAGGAGGCCGCCGTCGCGCTCCTCGCCACCGGCGAGCACCCGCGGGATCCCTCGCTCGACCCGGTGGAACTGGCCGCGTGGACGATCGTGACCAGCACGATCATGAACCTCGACGACGCCGTGTTCCTCCGCTGA
- a CDS encoding sigma-54 dependent transcriptional regulator, producing the protein MLAHELKRMGYAVSAVGSAAEALAWLEANEPDVILLDLRLPDVTGLEALRSIRQANATPDVIMLSGHGSVDEAVESIRLGAFDFVTKPCPLDELDMRIRRALERQALRRRTHLLERGLTPPDLGDAFVGESPGFRRVLDLIERVAPTDSTVLIGGETGTGKEMVAKLLHARSARRQRPFVVVECAALQETLLHSELFGHERGAFTGADRAKAGLFEVAHGGTIFLDEIGEISPATQVSLLRVLDTSTFRHVGGTAEIRVDVRVLAATNRNLPDMVAQGVFREDLYYRLRTVGVVLPPLRERGGDVAILARHFVARMCARTGLERRLAPAALEALAQHDWPGNVRELMHVIEAAVVVSEGPEILPEHLSLRSRRVTPPSPGASPTAPDDLPTLEALERAHITTVLQATHGHRSHAARILGISERNLYRKLHEYGLLP; encoded by the coding sequence GTGCTCGCCCACGAACTGAAGCGGATGGGATACGCCGTGTCTGCCGTCGGGTCAGCGGCCGAGGCATTGGCGTGGCTCGAGGCCAATGAGCCGGACGTGATCCTGCTGGACCTCCGGTTGCCGGACGTGACGGGCCTCGAGGCGCTCCGGTCGATCCGCCAGGCGAATGCGACGCCCGACGTGATCATGCTCTCGGGTCACGGGTCGGTCGACGAGGCGGTCGAGTCGATCCGGCTCGGGGCGTTCGACTTCGTCACCAAGCCGTGTCCGCTCGACGAGCTCGACATGCGGATCCGTCGGGCGCTGGAGCGCCAGGCCCTGCGGCGACGGACGCACCTGCTCGAGCGGGGCCTCACGCCACCCGATCTCGGCGATGCCTTCGTCGGCGAGAGCCCGGGGTTCCGCCGCGTCCTCGACCTCATCGAGCGGGTCGCGCCCACCGATTCCACCGTCCTCATCGGCGGCGAGACCGGGACCGGCAAGGAGATGGTCGCCAAGCTGCTGCATGCGCGGAGCGCGCGGCGTCAACGGCCGTTCGTCGTGGTCGAGTGCGCCGCCCTCCAGGAGACCCTGCTGCACAGCGAGTTGTTCGGGCACGAACGCGGCGCGTTCACGGGCGCCGACCGCGCCAAGGCGGGCCTGTTCGAGGTCGCCCATGGCGGCACGATCTTCCTCGACGAGATCGGCGAGATCAGCCCGGCCACACAGGTCTCGCTGCTGCGCGTCCTCGACACCTCGACGTTCCGGCATGTCGGCGGCACCGCCGAGATCCGCGTGGACGTGCGCGTGCTGGCGGCCACCAACCGCAACCTGCCCGACATGGTCGCGCAGGGCGTCTTTCGGGAGGATCTCTACTACCGGCTGCGCACCGTGGGCGTGGTGCTCCCGCCGCTGCGTGAACGCGGCGGCGACGTGGCGATCCTGGCGAGGCACTTCGTCGCACGGATGTGCGCGCGTACGGGACTGGAGCGTCGACTCGCCCCGGCGGCGCTCGAGGCGCTCGCGCAACACGACTGGCCGGGTAACGTGCGCGAGCTGATGCATGTGATCGAGGCGGCGGTCGTGGTGTCGGAGGGCCCGGAGATCCTGCCGGAGCACCTCTCCCTGCGGTCGAGGCGGGTCACTCCCCCTTCCCCCGGTGCATCGCCGACCGCCCCCGACGACCTGCCCACGCTCGAGGCGCTCGAGCGGGCACACATCACGACGGTGCTGCAGGCGACGCACGGGCACCGCAGCCACGCCGCCAGGATCCTCGGCATCAGCGAGCGCAACCTGTATCGCAAGCTCCACGAGTACGGACTCCTCCCCTAG
- a CDS encoding Crp/Fnr family transcriptional regulator, with protein sequence MHSHPDLFAGLATSEVDRLVSLGTALTLHPGDVLFRIGDLATHLYVVDQGLVSLTMPMQVDHHDEDVRIDECGPGHTVGWSTLVPPHRFTLNATAPAPAHVLALPREALLAHFAAHPEVGYAVMRNLATVLGQRLQVFQAMWLRQMQHVVDLAHG encoded by the coding sequence ATGCACTCGCACCCCGACCTGTTCGCCGGTCTCGCCACCAGCGAGGTCGACCGCCTGGTGTCGCTCGGCACCGCCCTGACGCTGCATCCCGGCGACGTCCTGTTCAGGATTGGTGACCTCGCCACGCACCTGTACGTCGTCGACCAGGGCCTGGTGTCGCTCACCATGCCGATGCAGGTCGACCACCACGACGAAGACGTGCGCATCGACGAGTGCGGCCCGGGGCACACCGTCGGTTGGTCGACCCTCGTGCCACCGCACCGGTTCACGCTGAATGCCACCGCGCCGGCCCCCGCCCACGTGCTGGCGCTGCCGCGCGAGGCGCTGCTGGCCCACTTCGCCGCCCACCCGGAGGTCGGCTACGCGGTGATGCGGAACCTCGCCACCGTGCTCGGCCAGCGCCTGCAGGTCTTCCAGGCCATGTGGCTGCGCCAGATGCAGCACGTGGTGGACCTCGCGCATGGCTAG